A stretch of DNA from Aurantiacibacter atlanticus:
GGTGGCGGCATGGTCCAGATAAATGCGAGTCATGTCAGAACAATTGCGAAACGTGGCATAATCCCTATATAGCCGCCGACTTCCACCGCGCCAGTCGGTCGGACCATATCAATTCCAGCAAGGCCAATACGCCCATGCCGCACGTCATTTTTCCCGGCCCCGAAGGCCGTCTCGAAGGTCGCTTCTCACCCGGTCCGCGCCCCCGCGCGCCCGTCGCGATGATTCTGCATCCGCATTCACAGGGCGGCGGCACGATGAATGACCGGATCGTCCAATCGCTCTACAAGACTTTCGTCAATCGTGGTTTTGCCACCTTGCGCTTCAATTTCCGCGGCGTCGGCCGCAGCCAGGGCAGCTTCGATCACGGGATCGGCGAATTGTCCGACGCTGCCAGCGCGCTCGACTGGGTGCAGCAGATTCACCCAGAGGCGCAGGTGACCTGGGTAGCCGGCGTCTCCTTCGGCGCATTGATAGGCATGCAATTGCTGATGCGCCGTCCGGAAATTCGCGGCTTCATCTCCATCGCACCGCCTGCCAATATGTATGATTTCAGCTTCCTTGCCCCCTGCCCCGCCAGCGGGATATTTGTGCAGGGCACTGCCGACACGGTTGTGCAGCCGGTGGCCGTCCAGAAGCTGGTCGAAAAGCTGCGCACGCAAAAGCACATCACCATCCACCATGATGAGATACCGCGGGCCAATCACTTCTTCGAAAACGAGCAGGAAGAACTGATGAAATCGGTCGACAATTATCTCGATTTCCGACTCGACCCGAGCTGCCCGATTACCTGATCCGATGAAGGCTGGCAGGCTGGCTGGCATTGTGACCAGCCAGCCTGCCTCTCAAACCTCGTCAGACCCCTCTCAAACCGCGCCGTACGCGCGGCTCGCCCGTTACCGATTGTGGTCGGGAGTGACGGGCGCGTGAATGCCTGCGAAATCATCGGCTCTACCGGCCATGCCAGCCTAGACAACGCCACCTGCCGTTTGATTGAACGGCGCGCGCGTTTCGATCCGGCAACTAGCACGTCAGGAGAAACCGTGGTGGGCACCTATACCGGCACCGTCAC
This window harbors:
- a CDS encoding alpha/beta hydrolase; its protein translation is MPHVIFPGPEGRLEGRFSPGPRPRAPVAMILHPHSQGGGTMNDRIVQSLYKTFVNRGFATLRFNFRGVGRSQGSFDHGIGELSDAASALDWVQQIHPEAQVTWVAGVSFGALIGMQLLMRRPEIRGFISIAPPANMYDFSFLAPCPASGIFVQGTADTVVQPVAVQKLVEKLRTQKHITIHHDEIPRANHFFENEQEELMKSVDNYLDFRLDPSCPIT
- a CDS encoding energy transducer TonB; its protein translation is MVGSDGRVNACEIIGSTGHASLDNATCRLIERRARFDPATSTSGETVVGTYTGTVTWQIPD